GCGCGCCGACCTCGCGCACGCGATCCGCCGCGGCGCCGATCTCGTCGGCGCGAGAGCGCATCGTGGCCAGCGCCTCGTCGACACCGCGCAGGCCGAGGGCCTGCTCTTCCGCGCCGTTGGTGATGCCGACCATCGCCGTGGACACTTCCCCGCTCGATGCTGCGACCTCTTCCGAGATGCTCGAAAGATCGGCAGCTGACGCCGTGATCTTGTTGGCAGTGCGCACGGTCTCGCCCACGACCACGCGCAGCCGGTCCGCCATGCCCGTGAACGCGCCGGCGAGCACGCGGAACTCGCCCGGCATCCTGCCATTCAAGCTGACGTTCAGGTTGCCGGAGCCGAACTCGTTGGCCGCATGCACGAGACGGTTGAGCGGCCCTTCCACGGCGCGGACGGTCAGGTACGCGAAGCCGATCATCAGGGCGGAGGTGATGCCGAGGATGACGAGCAGCACGGTCTGGACACGTTCCTTCTCAGCCTCGAAGGCGCCGGGAGCGAGCTGCGCGCGCCCCAGCTCGTCACGGCCCAGGGCGCGGATCAGGGCCCGGACGCGCTCCCCCGCCGCGAGTACCGCTTCGCCCTGCTGCAGCGCGGCGTTCGTCTCGCCGCGCTCGAACGCAGCCTGGACCCGACGGTTGTCCTGCATCAGCCCTGCGTGGAGCCGCTCGATCTCCGCGAGGCGCGAGCGCTGCTCGTCACTGAGATCGGCCAGCCCCGCATAGCGGCGCTGGATCTCGACGACAGTGCTGCCCAGCGTGTCGAAGCGCGATAGGGCCGCGCTGTCGCCGGTCTGCAGGTACGTCTGCCCCGCCGCGAGCTGGGCGGACAGCGTGCTCTCCAGCTCGGCGGTCGTCTGGATTCCGTTGTAGAGCGTGGAGACCCTGTCGCTGACCTCGTCGGTGAACGAGTTCAGCATGACCGTGCTGACGATGACGATCGTCAACGTGCC
This region of Longimicrobiales bacterium genomic DNA includes:
- a CDS encoding methyl-accepting chemotaxis protein, encoding MSLRAYFDRIEGRLFLGLVLTFLGTLTIVIVSTVMLNSFTDEVSDRVSTLYNGIQTTAELESTLSAQLAAGQTYLQTGDSAALSRFDTLGSTVVEIQRRYAGLADLSDEQRSRLAEIERLHAGLMQDNRRVQAAFERGETNAALQQGEAVLAAGERVRALIRALGRDELGRAQLAPGAFEAEKERVQTVLLVILGITSALMIGFAYLTVRAVEGPLNRLVHAANEFGSGNLNVSLNGRMPGEFRVLAGAFTGMADRLRVVVGETVRTANKITASAADLSSISEEVAASSGEVSTAMVGITNGAEEQALGLRGVDEALATMRSRADEIGAAADRVREVGAQIGDVAQLRRQEVGRALAMLLEVREVVRSSGAEVSELQRASERITQFVATIQGIARQTNLLALNAAIEAARAGEHGRGFGVVADEVRKLADESARAADDVASTVKHVRTQIETVVHTMDRGFRRVSGVEETSKEAEAAFEEIVAAVAHVNEAATRVAEAAGENQRAVQSVDANVRSVGATAEAHAASAQQVSAAAEEQSAATEELSAASLELLHAAETLKELVSEFQV